AAACGGACTTCCTTCATCTCGCTGGTCTTGGTCTTGCGTCCCTGCTTGTCCTTCTTGGACTGCTCGTACTTGTACTTGCCGAAGTCCATGATCTTGCAGACGGGCGGGCGCACGTCGGGGGCGATCTCGACCAGGTCGAGACCCGCCACCATCGCGAGGCGCCGGGCCTCCTCGGTCTCGACGACGCCCAGCATGGTGCCGGTCTCGTCGATTAGCCGGACGGGAGTGATGCGGATGCGGTCATTGATGCGCGGACCGAAGGCGGAATTCGATTCGGGGCGGGACATGGGCGGACGGCGGGGAGGAAATGCGGAGATGGAAGAATCCTTTATGTGGAGAGCAAGCGACAGCGAATCGCTTCTGGAGCGAAGGCCGTGCAAACCGGAATGACCGGAGAAACGCGAGACAACGGGGGCGGACGCATCATGCCCGTACGAAGAATTTCTGAGACATGCAGTCGTTGTCCTCGAGTCGCGTTGCGGCGGAGAAACGTTCTCCACCGGCACGGTAGAAAGTACCTGCTGCAGCATGACCGATGCAAGCCAAAATGCAAGTCTTTTTCCCTTGAAAAAGGGGAATGGCAATGAAGATCATTTCACCGATGGGGAGATCCGTCCGGCCAGGGGCTCGCTCGCGCGGCTCTGGTAATCCCGGGCCAATGCCGAAACAAAGTCGTCAAAGGGCATTTCTCCAGCGTTTTCCGCCTTTCCAAGCAGCCGGACGCTGACCACGCGGCGCTCGGCGTCGCGCGGACCCACGATCGCCAGCACTGGAATCTTCTGTTCGGATCCGATGCGGATCCGGTTCTGGATCCGTTCGGAGCTGGAGTCCAGGGTGCTGCGCAACCCTGCCTGCTGCAGGGCGCGGTGCAGCTCGCGGCCATACTCCTCGCTCTTCTCGCTGATGGGTAGCACGCGCACCTGCTCCGGGCTGAGCCAGAGCGGGAACGCGCCCGCGAAGTGCTCGATGAGGACGCCGATGAAACGCTCGAAGCTTCCAAAAGGCGCGCGGTGGATCATGATCGGCCGGTGCAGTTTGTTGTCGGCGCCCTGGTAGGAAAGGTCGAATCGAAGCGGCAGGTTGTAGTCCACCTGCACCGTTCCCAGTTGCCATGAGCGGCCGATGACGTCGCGCACGATGAAGTCGATCTTGGCCCCGTAGAAGGCGGCTTCGCCCTTCTCCTCGGTGAACGCCACACCCAGGCTCTTGGCGGCGTCCCGGCAGGCCTGCTCGGCCTTGTCCCAGTCGGCAGCTTCGCCAATGTACTTGCTGGAGTCGGGATCGCGCAGGCCCACGCGCACGCGAAAGTCCTTCATGCCCAGCGTGTTGAAAATGAGCTTGACCAGCTCAAGGCATCCCTGCAGTTCGTGCGCGACTTGATCCTCGCGGCAAAACAAGTGGGCGTCATCCTGGGTGAAGCCGCGGACGCGGGTCAGGCCGCCGATTTCGCCGGACTGCTCCCATCGGTAGACCGTGCCGAATTCGCAGAGACGCACGGGCAGATCCCGCCAGGAGCGTGGCTCGCTGGCGTAGATGCGGATGTGGTGCGGGCAGTTCATCGGCCGCAGCAGATAGCCCTCGACCTCGCCCTTCTCCAGGCGGTTGGCCAGTTCGGCACAACTGCAGCCTTCCTTGGCCAGCGCGCTCATGGTGTCATGGTCGACGATGGGGGGATACTGGCTCTCGCGGTAGTAGGGGAAGTGGCCGCTGGTGCGGTAGAGCTCAAGCTTGCCGATCTGCGGCGTGAAGACCTGGGTGTAGCCCTGGCGACGCAAGGCCTCGCCGATGAAGTTCTGAAGTTCCTGTCGGATGACGGCGCCATTGGGAGTCCAGAGCACGAGTCCCTGGCCGACCATCTCGTCGATGTGGAAGAGACGCAGCTGCTTGCCCAGCACGCGGTGGTCGCGCTGCTTGGCCTCCTCGATCTGCTTCATGTGCGTCTCGAGCTCGGCCTTGGACGCGAACGCGGTTCCGTAGACGCGGGTGAGACGGTCGCTCTTCTCGTCGCCATGCCAGTAACTGCTGGCCAGCGAGGTCACTTTGTAGGCGGCGACGCGCCCGGTGGTCGGAACATGCGGACCGCGGCAGAGATCTTCCCAGTTCTTTCCCGGCGCTCCGGTGGCGTACCAGCTCAGCGTCGCGCCGCCCGCGTCGCAGGCGCGCTGGGCGTTGTCGATCTTGTACTTGCTGCCTTCACTCCTGACTTTCACCAGGCCCTGGTCGGCGCCCATTTCATAGCGGGTGAAGGGGCGATCCTCCGCGACAATGCGGGCCATTTCCTGCTCGATCTTGGCGAAGTCGTCAGTGCTGGGAATCTTTCCCGACGGAAAGGCCATGTCGTAGTAGAAGCCCTGCTCGACGGGCGGCCCGTATACCAGTTGCACGCCCGGGTAGAGGTTGGTGATCGCCTCCGCCATGATGTGAGCCGCCGAGTGTCGCAGCAGATAGAGCGCGTCGGCGTCGATGGAGCCGTCGCGCTTCTTGGCGGTGACGATGGCCAGCTGCACATCGCGCTCGATCTTGGTGGCGAGATCGCAGAGCGTTCCGTCGATCTTGGCGCCCAGCGCCGCCTTGGCCAGGCCGGGGCCGATGTCGGCGGCCACCTGCGCCGCGGTCACCGGGGCGTCGTAACTTTTCTTAGTTCCGTCGGGCAGGGTGATGACGGGCATGGTCAGGCTCGCTCCGCTTTCGGCTTGGCGACGGGGAAGAGATCGATCTCGTTGGCCACGGGGCGCGGACGCGACTGCAGCGAGGCCATCTCGGCGGCAAACTCGGCGATGGAGCCGAAGCCGAAGTGCTCGCTCACGAAGCGGATGTAGGCGATGGGATCAAGCTCGCGCAGCTTGCTGGCCAGGCGCTGCCCGATCACCGAGCTCTCGACCTCGCGGTCAAAGTCGCGGTGGATTTCCTCCTCCACCTCACGGCAGAGGCGCTCCTTGTCCTCCTCGCGAATGGGGCGCTTGCCGCAGGCGGCGTGCAGGCCGCGGCTGAGCTTCTCGACTTCGTAGGGCACACGGCTGCCGTCGCGCTTGACCACCACCAGGCGGGCGGTGCGCTCGTAGCGCTCGTAGGTCGTGAAGCGCTTGGCGCAGCCAAGGCATTCGCGGCGGCGGCGGATGGTGTCGCCATCCTCCCCGGGGCGGCTGTCGATCACCTTGTCATTGTCGACGGAACAGAAGGGACATCGCACGGATCAAGTCTCCTCGATCTCGGAGACTTTCTTAGTCACGATCTCGTCCACCTTCGCGGTCTGCTTCTTGGTGGCTTCGTCCACGTCCTTCTGGGCGCGCTCGGCAGCGTCCTCGGTCAGGCCGGATTTCTTGTCGGCCAGCAGGGTGTCGATGCGCTTGTTGGCGTCGCGGCGCTCGTTGCGGATGGCGACCTTGGTGTCCTCCGAAAGTTTCTTCGCCTGAGCCGAGAGCTGCTTGCGCCGATCTGAGCTGGGGGAGGGCACCATGATCCGGATCTGGGCGCCCTCGGTCTGGGGATTGAGGCCCAGGCCCGCCTTCTCGATTGCCTTCACGATCTCGCTCTTGGCCCCGGGATCGAAGGGCTTCACCAGCAGCTGTGCCGGCTCGGGCACGCTGATCGCAGCCAGTTCGCGCAGGTCGGTCAGCGATCCGTAATAGTCCACCTTGATGTACTCGAGCATGGCAGTGGTGGCGCGGCCGGTGCGCATGCCGCGCAGCTCCTTCTGGAGATGCTCCACGCTCTTCTCCATCCGGTCTTCGCATTCAAGCATAATGGTGTCGAGATCCACGCGAATTCTCCTTAGGGGCAGGCGAGAATAGCAGGGTCAGACGGAGACGAGCGTTCCAATCGCCTCGCCGCACATGGCCCGCTTCACGTTGCCCTTTTCATGGAAGTTGAAGACGCGGATCGGCAGCGAATGCTCCATGCACATGGTCATCGCAGTGAGGTCCATCACGGCGAGCCGCTTGGCGATGGCATCGGAGAACTTGATCTGCTCCAGCTTGACCGCCTTGGGATCCTTCTTCGGATCGGCGGTGTAGACGCCGTCGACCTTGGTCGCCTTCAGCAGCATCTGCGCCTGCAGTTCCACACCGCGCAGACTCGCGCAGGTATCTGTTGTGAAGAATGGGTTGCCGGTGCCCGCCGCAAGGATGATCACGCGGCCCTTTTCCATGTGCCGCAGCGCGCGGGCTCTGATGAAAGGCTCGGCAACCGACTTCACTTCCAGCGCCGTCATCAGGCGGCTGGCCACGCCCGTCGATTCGAGCGCCTCGCGCAGTGCGAGCCCGTTGATGATCGTCCCCATCATGCCCATGTAATCAGCAGTGGCCTGGGCGATGCGGCCTTTCTCGGCCAGACGTGCTCCGCGCACGATGTTGCCGCCGCCTACCACGATGGCCAGCTTCAGGCCGGGCACGGCGCGATAGGCCTGGGCGATTTCCTCGGCGATCAGCGCCAATTGGTCGGCTGCGATGCCCAGCTGGCCCTCCTGGGCGAAGCTCTCGCCGCTGAGCTTGAGAACAACGCGTTGAAAGTGCTGGCTCACGAAGGTTCTCCTTGGAAGAGTCGCGTCGGTCGGGACGGGTGGAAACTACACATGGGAGAGGGCCTTCTCAAGATCGCCCATCAGATCCTGCGGATGCTCAATGCCCACGCTGATGCGCACCAAATTGTCTGAGATGCCAAGAGCCTTGCGATTCTCCGGCGGCACGCTGGCGTGAGTCATGATGGCCGGGTTCTCGATCAGGCTTTCGACGCCGCCCAGGCTTTCCGCCAGGGCGAAGAGGGTGACCTTCTCCAGGAAGCGGCGGCTTTCCGCCAGACCGCCCTTGATGAAGATGGTGATCATGCCGCCGAAGGCGGGCTTCCCGCCATGCTGCATCTGCTTCCTGGCGATCGCGTGCTGCGGGTGGGAGGCGAGGCCCGGGTAGACGACGCGCTCCACCTTGGGATGCTTCTCCAGCCACTGCGCGATCGCGAGCGCGCTCTCGCAGTGTCGCTGCATGCGCACCGCGAGCGTCTTCACGCCGCGCAACGCCAGGTAGGCGTCGAAGGGACCCATGACGCCGCCGATGGCGTTCTGCAAAAATCGCAGTTTCTCGGCGAGATCTGCCCGGTTGGTCACCAGCGCGCCGCCCACCACGTCGCTGTGCCCGCCCAGGTACTTGGTGACGGAGTGCATCACGATGTCGAATCCTAATTCCAGCGGTCGCTGCAGCATGGGCGTGGCGAAGGTGTTGTCGCAGACGCTGATGATGCCGCTCTTCTTCGCGATGGCCGCGATGGCGGCGAGGTCGACCACCTTCAGCGTGGGATTGCTCGGCGTCTCCACCCACACCATGCCCGGCTTGCTCTTCTTGATCGCCGCCTCGAAGTGGGCGGGATTGGTGAGGTCGGCGAAGACCGGATTCAGACCGGCGCTGCGCTGGCGCACCTTCGAAAGCAGGCGGTAGGTGCCGCCGTAGACGTCGTCCATGCACACCACCGACGCGCCGGTGTCCAGCAGTTCCAGACAGGTGCCGATCGAGGCCAGGCCGCTGGCGAAGGCGAAGCCGCCGCAGGTGCGCTCCTGGGCTTCGGAGAGCCCGCTGGACTCCAGGTTGGCAATGCATCGCTCGAAGGCGAAGCGCGTGGCGTTGTGGCTGCGCGAATATTCGAAGCCCTTGTGCACGCCGGGGCTCTCCTGAGCGAAAGTGCTCGACGTGGTGATCGCCGGCATGACCGCCCCCGTGATGGGATCGGGATGCTGCCCGCCATGCACGCAGCGGCTTTCCAGATTGAGGGATTCATGAGCCATGTCCAGATGCTAACGGCTGCCGAAGCGAGCCTCCGGCGCGGCGGGCCCTCGGGCGATTCGCGGCACAGAACGCGGGGTTTGCCGCGGAATCAGGGGAGCTGCTTGCGCAGGTACTGGATCAGGTCGATGCGGGTGATGATGCCGTAGAAGTGGTCGTCGTCGGCGATGATCGCCACGCGGTCGGCGCGGAAGATCGGCAGCAGGTCATTCACCGAGGACTTGGGCGAGATCGTCTCCAGCCGGCTAGTCATGTAGTCGCTGACGGGTCTGCGGGCGACGTCGGCGCCCTTGACCAGCGCCAGCAGCACGTCGCTCTCGTCGAGAATGCCGACCACGCGGTCCGCCGCGTCCAGAACGGCCAGCTGGCTCACACCATACATGTGCATGCGCTTGATGGCCTGCTGCACCGGCGTCTGCGGACTCAGCACATAGTCCTCGCGGTCCAGATGGCGCCGCGAGATCAGGTCGCGCAGGTCGCCGTAGGTCTTGCGCTGGATGAACCCGTTGTCGATCATCCACGAGTCGGAGAACATCTTGCTCAGGTACTTGGCGCCGGTGTCGCAGATCAGCGTCACCACGCGCAGCGGCTTGGTCTGCTCGCGGCAGAAGCGCAGCGCCGCAGTCAGCAGCGTGCCCACGCTGGAGCCGGCCAGAACGCCCTCTTTTTTCAGCAGTTCGCGGGCGGTGAGAAAGGCGTCCGCGTCGCTGACGGCGTAGGCCTTGTCGATCAATTTGATGTCCAGAATGCCCGGAACGAAATCCTCTCCGATGCCTTCGACCAGCCAGGAACCCGCCTCGACCATGCGACCGCTGGTGACCAGCGGCTCGAGGATGGAGCCGACCGGATCGGCCAGCACCATCTGCAGCTTGGGATTCTTCGACTTGAGATAGCGGCCCACGCCGGAGACGGTTCCGCCGGAGCCCACGCCCGCCACGAACGCGTCGATGTCGCCCTCCATCTGATTCCAGATCTCCGGCCCGGTGTGCTCGATGTGGGCCAGCGGATTGGCCGGGTTGTAGAACTGATTGATGTAGAAATGGTTGGGCCGCTCCTTGGCGATGCGCGCCGCCATGTCCTGGTAGTACTCGGGGTGACCCTTGGCGACATCGGAGCGAGTCATGATCACTTCGGCGCCCATGGCGCGAAGATGGCTGATCTTCTCGTCGCTCATCTTGTCCGGCACCACCACCACCAGCTTGTAGCCCTTCTGCGAGGCGACCAGGGCGAGGGCCAGCCCGGTGTTGCCGGCGGTCGCCTCGATGATCGTGCCGCCGGGCTTGAGCTGGCCTGAGGCTTCCGCGGCCTCGATCATGGTGACCGCGATCCGGTCCTTGATCGAACCGCCCGGATTCATGTTCTCCATCTTCACGAAGAGCCGGCATGGGCCGCACTCCATCTTCTTCAGTTCCAGCAGCGGCGTGTTGCCGATCATCTCCAGAATGCCGCCAAAAACCGGGGCAAACGTTCGCTCTGGGCTGGCGGTGGAGGGCTTCATGCCCGAAGTGTACCCAGCGATTCCCGGCCAAACCGCGGGGGATTTCTTCGCCACAATACCGGGCATGTCCAAACCGCCCGGAAAGATCAAGAAGGACGCGAAGTCGGCGGCGGGGCGCAACGCGCAGCCGGACCAGTGGACTCTGGAAACGTTCGAGGGTCATCCGGAATTGCGCAAGGCGGGCGACAAGCCTGGAACGGGCGTGACCGCGGATTGGAAATCGCTGCGCCTTCCCGATGGAGCCGCCTCATTGCGCAACCAGCCGCTGGGCCGTGCGGTCGGCAAGGACATTCGCACCGCGGTCGACACCACCGCGGGCCTGGGCTACGACACCTACGCGATGGCGCTGCTGGGCATCGAGGTCTGGGCGTATGAGCGCGATGCGAAGGTGTTCGCCCTTCTTGAAAGTCAATACTCGCAAGCCCAAAAGGATCCAGCCCTGGTCAGGGCGGCGGCAAAAATCCACATCAAACATGGGAATGCGATCAAACTCCTTCCGAAGATGGGGGAACGACCCGACTTGATCCTGCTCGATCCGATGTTTGGCGGGGAGCGCGGCGCGGCGAAGCCATCCAAGGCGATGCAGGCACTCGCGGCCGTGGCGGGATCCGACAATGACTCGGATGAGCTCTTCGAGATTGCGATGGCGTGCGCGGAGAAGCGGGTCATCGTCAAGCGATCTCGACTGGCGCCGCCGCTGGCCGGCCGCGCGCCGGACTGGCAGATCAAGGGAAAACTCCTGCGTTTTGACGTCTACCGCCGCGGCGCGGAGTGATTTCCTTCTACACTGGGCCCGTGCCCATTCCTCGCTGCATCGTCGACCGACTGCCGGCCGTGAAAGAAATATCGTGGCTCGGCAAGGACGAGGCGAAGCACGCCATGGGCAGCCGGCGCTTGGAGGCGGGAGACGAGATTGAGCTGGCGGATGGCCGTGGCCAGGTTGCCACGGCGACCATTCTGGCCAACCGCAACGCCGCGGGCGAGACGGGGGCGCAGGTTTCAAGGATCGAATCGCAGCCGCGACCGCTCCCCGAAATCCATGTCGCCGCGGCGCTACCCAAGGGCGACCGTCTCGCGACCATGCTCGACATGCTCGGGCAGCTCGCGGTGGCCTCATTCACGCCGCTGGATTGCGAGCGCAGCGTGGTGCCCGCGGACCGCTTCGACGCCTCGCGAGCCGGCCGCATTTTCAATGAGGCCCTCAAGCAAAGCCGCGGCGCCTGGACGACCGCGG
This portion of the Planctomycetota bacterium genome encodes:
- the thrS gene encoding threonine--tRNA ligase, with the translated sequence MPVITLPDGTKKSYDAPVTAAQVAADIGPGLAKAALGAKIDGTLCDLATKIERDVQLAIVTAKKRDGSIDADALYLLRHSAAHIMAEAITNLYPGVQLVYGPPVEQGFYYDMAFPSGKIPSTDDFAKIEQEMARIVAEDRPFTRYEMGADQGLVKVRSEGSKYKIDNAQRACDAGGATLSWYATGAPGKNWEDLCRGPHVPTTGRVAAYKVTSLASSYWHGDEKSDRLTRVYGTAFASKAELETHMKQIEEAKQRDHRVLGKQLRLFHIDEMVGQGLVLWTPNGAVIRQELQNFIGEALRRQGYTQVFTPQIGKLELYRTSGHFPYYRESQYPPIVDHDTMSALAKEGCSCAELANRLEKGEVEGYLLRPMNCPHHIRIYASEPRSWRDLPVRLCEFGTVYRWEQSGEIGGLTRVRGFTQDDAHLFCREDQVAHELQGCLELVKLIFNTLGMKDFRVRVGLRDPDSSKYIGEAADWDKAEQACRDAAKSLGVAFTEEKGEAAFYGAKIDFIVRDVIGRSWQLGTVQVDYNLPLRFDLSYQGADNKLHRPIMIHRAPFGSFERFIGVLIEHFAGAFPLWLSPEQVRVLPISEKSEEYGRELHRALQQAGLRSTLDSSSERIQNRIRIGSEQKIPVLAIVGPRDAERRVVSVRLLGKAENAGEMPFDDFVSALARDYQSRASEPLAGRISPSVK
- the nrdR gene encoding transcriptional regulator NrdR; the encoded protein is MRCPFCSVDNDKVIDSRPGEDGDTIRRRRECLGCAKRFTTYERYERTARLVVVKRDGSRVPYEVEKLSRGLHAACGKRPIREEDKERLCREVEEEIHRDFDREVESSVIGQRLASKLRELDPIAYIRFVSEHFGFGSIAEFAAEMASLQSRPRPVANEIDLFPVAKPKAERA
- the frr gene encoding ribosome recycling factor, which codes for MDLDTIMLECEDRMEKSVEHLQKELRGMRTGRATTAMLEYIKVDYYGSLTDLRELAAISVPEPAQLLVKPFDPGAKSEIVKAIEKAGLGLNPQTEGAQIRIMVPSPSSDRRKQLSAQAKKLSEDTKVAIRNERRDANKRIDTLLADKKSGLTEDAAERAQKDVDEATKKQTAKVDEIVTKKVSEIEET
- the pyrH gene encoding UMP kinase is translated as MSQHFQRVVLKLSGESFAQEGQLGIAADQLALIAEEIAQAYRAVPGLKLAIVVGGGNIVRGARLAEKGRIAQATADYMGMMGTIINGLALREALESTGVASRLMTALEVKSVAEPFIRARALRHMEKGRVIILAAGTGNPFFTTDTCASLRGVELQAQMLLKATKVDGVYTADPKKDPKAVKLEQIKFSDAIAKRLAVMDLTAMTMCMEHSLPIRVFNFHEKGNVKRAMCGEAIGTLVSV
- a CDS encoding PLP-dependent aspartate aminotransferase family protein, which translates into the protein MAHESLNLESRCVHGGQHPDPITGAVMPAITTSSTFAQESPGVHKGFEYSRSHNATRFAFERCIANLESSGLSEAQERTCGGFAFASGLASIGTCLELLDTGASVVCMDDVYGGTYRLLSKVRQRSAGLNPVFADLTNPAHFEAAIKKSKPGMVWVETPSNPTLKVVDLAAIAAIAKKSGIISVCDNTFATPMLQRPLELGFDIVMHSVTKYLGGHSDVVGGALVTNRADLAEKLRFLQNAIGGVMGPFDAYLALRGVKTLAVRMQRHCESALAIAQWLEKHPKVERVVYPGLASHPQHAIARKQMQHGGKPAFGGMITIFIKGGLAESRRFLEKVTLFALAESLGGVESLIENPAIMTHASVPPENRKALGISDNLVRISVGIEHPQDLMGDLEKALSHV
- a CDS encoding pyridoxal-phosphate dependent enzyme; this translates as MKPSTASPERTFAPVFGGILEMIGNTPLLELKKMECGPCRLFVKMENMNPGGSIKDRIAVTMIEAAEASGQLKPGGTIIEATAGNTGLALALVASQKGYKLVVVVPDKMSDEKISHLRAMGAEVIMTRSDVAKGHPEYYQDMAARIAKERPNHFYINQFYNPANPLAHIEHTGPEIWNQMEGDIDAFVAGVGSGGTVSGVGRYLKSKNPKLQMVLADPVGSILEPLVTSGRMVEAGSWLVEGIGEDFVPGILDIKLIDKAYAVSDADAFLTARELLKKEGVLAGSSVGTLLTAALRFCREQTKPLRVVTLICDTGAKYLSKMFSDSWMIDNGFIQRKTYGDLRDLISRRHLDREDYVLSPQTPVQQAIKRMHMYGVSQLAVLDAADRVVGILDESDVLLALVKGADVARRPVSDYMTSRLETISPKSSVNDLLPIFRADRVAIIADDDHFYGIITRIDLIQYLRKQLP
- a CDS encoding class I SAM-dependent methyltransferase, which produces MSKPPGKIKKDAKSAAGRNAQPDQWTLETFEGHPELRKAGDKPGTGVTADWKSLRLPDGAASLRNQPLGRAVGKDIRTAVDTTAGLGYDTYAMALLGIEVWAYERDAKVFALLESQYSQAQKDPALVRAAAKIHIKHGNAIKLLPKMGERPDLILLDPMFGGERGAAKPSKAMQALAAVAGSDNDSDELFEIAMACAEKRVIVKRSRLAPPLAGRAPDWQIKGKLLRFDVYRRGAE
- a CDS encoding RsmE family RNA methyltransferase, producing the protein MPIPRCIVDRLPAVKEISWLGKDEAKHAMGSRRLEAGDEIELADGRGQVATATILANRNAAGETGAQVSRIESQPRPLPEIHVAAALPKGDRLATMLDMLGQLAVASFTPLDCERSVVPADRFDASRAGRIFNEALKQSRGAWTTAVESARTPKLCMEDCRSKKIPALIAHPDGQLLSGIKLAEQRCMILIGPEGGFTDAEVAAADEAKAIRVSLGSATFRIETAAAMAAGFLRISPQK